In Festucalex cinctus isolate MCC-2025b chromosome 9, RoL_Fcin_1.0, whole genome shotgun sequence, the DNA window CACCGCCTCCATCATCTTCTTCTCGGGCTCCTGCGAGATGGGCGTCAGCGGCTCCTCTTCTTCGGGCGGCAGCGGGAGCGGCTCCAGGTAGTAGCTGCGCGGTTTGGGCTTCAAGTGCGTGTGGTAGAGCAGGAAGCGCTGCTGCTCCTCGAATTTGGTCACCTTGCGGTCCATGCGCACCGTACCGAACCAGCCCCATGAGAGAGGGGCCGATTGTTTGAGACCCTCGAAGACGTCCCAAGGGGAGATCTTCTGCTTGGTCGACACTTGAAGCCCCTGAtggaaaatgtgcttttagtTAACATTAGTGCAGTCAACAGAAGAAATAGTTTGTTAAAATTCTAGTAACGTACACTAAGTCAACCGACTGCCGCTTACCTCTTTCTCAAAACCGGCGATCTTGTTCCCCTTGGTGTCGATCAGTGAGCCCTGAGGTTCACACGTGATGACGTCACGCGTTTGCTTGGGTAGTGGCAGCAGCTGGCGAACCTTCTCCAAGCTCTCCGACTGCCGATCTCCAAGCTCTTTCTGTGGACGTTAATATAAATACGGTATAAATATGCTAATCTTGTGTGGTGAAGATGCCTTTAAACACTAAAGTTGGAACAAGAAAAAGGACTGAAACTGAgattttactatatttttagACATGTACCCTGgaagttgttcttttttaagtttttttttctttttttacaataatagtaccgtaatttaaaattttcatgCCAAATGCTATGCAAATAGGCATGTACAGTTAAGCCATTTTAAAGAATCCCGTTGACTTGTAGTGTGATGTACAACATTGTAATCAACTACAGCTGAAGATATAGTTAATATACATAAATTGGGGGAGTATGGATATTTTTGGCTAtgttgtcaaaaatgtaaaagtagggaaaaatagagattttttttgcaagtttttttttttttttttacttcttctattcccttttgaacatgtaaaccatGCTTaatgatgaccatgtatataaaaaaatacttttgttttacatatttttattttaagtatttcTGTTGCTGGTttatatgttgaaaaaaaaaaaaagatgttaaaaTGTGctattattgatttaaattactTATTTGGAGCGTTTCTGTCAGAATAAATTACAGATATTTTATGTCACAACCAAAATATAACCATAATTCCAACTGGAGTGAGTAAGAGGTGTTTTACTTACCCTGAGCTTCTTGACTAGATTCATGTAGGCCCTCTTATTCTCCTCCATGCTGCCCTGAGAGATACTGGACATGTCGGCGGCCAGCGTGCCGTTAATCAGCACGCTCAGCATGTCCAGCACGGTTGTGAAGAGCTCGctgttgagaggaaaaaaaagttaggtcTCCCCaatttttttggtggtggtgaTAAAGTGGCGTGGCTCACTTGTTGGACTGCATGTCCACCGTTCCGCTGCTGATGATGTCGAGTAGGAGGACGGCCCACTCGGTGGTCTGCTGGGTGCTGCGCTGCACCGTGTCGAACATGCCGCCCACCTTTTTAGTGCAGGAAAACGTACagttaacgttcatcattgacAAAATGGCAGCAGCAACTGCAAGCAAgatagtttttttctttttttttttgtgcgtgtcctTACGAGATTAAGTCGCAGTTTCAGGGCCTCGTGCATCATTTGCTTGGCCTTGCAGTCGTCCTGATACTGGTCCTCCCGCCAGTTGGTGACGATCTGTTGAACTTGGCTGTAGAGGGAGGTGAGAAGACCCTCCCGCTGTTCGTCCTGACCCTTCAGGCAGGTCAACACCAAAGACAGGAATGGCTGCTGGCTCAGCAGTGACATACTGAGAGAAGGAGGGGAGGAAAATGTCAAGGATCATTCAAGcatccaaaaatgaaaaaattattGTCTGTTACCTTTTCTGCTTCTGGCGATCCCTCTCCTTCCGCGACGACGAACCAAGGTGTTGTCCTTTCTCCAGCTCCTCCCCGGCTGCCTTCAGAACATGACCCTGAACTGAGGTGGGCAGCTTGGCTATCAACGGAGCCACCAGCCACACACCTGACCGCTCCGACGAACTGTAACAGACGTCACAAAAGAACATGAAACTCAACCAAAATGTTACATGTAAACCAAAGTAGACGTCATTAAAGTTGGCGATGAATCGATTTTAtcaactgacattttttttttttttttaataaggcaCAGCtacttttgtaaataaataaataaatcttaaatatgattttttttttttttttaggccaaatTGCCCAAATGTTGACCTTAAAATAGGTTTCATCTTGCTGgtggtgctgctgctgtttgacgCAGAGCCGCTTTGGAGCGCTGCGCCGTTCCCTGAGGGGTTATTGGAGTtcatctcagctgacttttgaAACACCTCGATTGTGGCCTTGGCTATGTTCTCCAAGAGAGAATAGAGCTCCTGCAAGAAGGGAAATTACAAGACATGTAAAATGATGGCCAAGAGTGTTAATAGTTTGTAACGGTCCAGTATCCAATGAAGTAAACTTGCATTGTTTGTGCTCTGCTTGATCATCAGCTGAAGTTCCAGAGATGACTGCCTCATTGTCCATTGGTCCATATTCTACAAAgagagaggttttttttttccattttcatttttatactgATTAaatcatttgttcccaaaaacgtataaatacgttctattttaaatgtattaagtgtcccaaagacatatttatactttttttttttttatgctagagcatacagaaggctttgatgcagcctctcaactgcagagaactgttgaaaaaaatggtagtaattacaaaaccgaccagcaggtggcagcagagtataagagctcaaccagggccatgatgaaaacaagctgtctccccacaattctaagcagatgtgtgaataatgatgatggGGTTGctacagtgaaaatggctggggtgaatgagttaagagtaagAGCAAAGGTGCACGCAACAAGTTTCTAAAAGGCTGCATGTCCAGCCAACctatttttgtaataaaacaCCATTAAGTCATTTAACggcataagcaaaaaaaaaaaaaagaatgtgaacCTGTAGGATGCGTTTGATGCGTTGCCTCTGAGGGTTGTCACCATCGTCACTGTCCAGCTGGCGATGAGGGTAGCAAATGAGCTGCAGCAGCCTCTGGGCCTGAATGTTGACCAGCACCGGGTCCTGAAGGGCACTGCTGTCCTCAGACAGAGACTTGAGACAGCGCTCCCCCACCCACTCCTGCAGAGAGGAAGACGAGACGTCAGCACAGAAGAACAATGACAGGGCAGTTTCCTAATTATGTCACAATTTCTGGTAACTTAAGTTGACATGGTGGCCACAACTCGCTTTAAAGCAGTAAGATTTCCTTAATTTGGCTAAGTAATTAgagtgaataatgaatgaataaaaagaacacaGATTCTTACAAATAGCAACCCTGTAAGACATAACTCGTTGTCAGTCATGTATTTTATAGATCCTGTATTATTCCCAGACTTTTGTCAGATGTTTACCTGCTGGCAGATGGTCTTCAGGACATACTTTGCATATACATCCAAGCTCGCTGTTTCTATGGAGACGTTGCGGCCTTCTGCCAGGTCATCAAGGCCAGCCGAGTGAGACAGTCCGGAGCCCCTCAGCTCAGCATCACCTGCAACAACATGGAGACTGATGTCAAACGCACACTCGTGACAGCCTATCTGGTAATCCACCACTTGAATATTTTCTTACCTAACATGAAGACAGCTTTGAGGACGGCAAAAACCGCTCCCACGACTATGCTGTTCTGTGACGCCGCCAGTAGATGGCGGTCACATGACGACCGGATACCGACGGAAGACTTATCTGCAAATTATAACAACATTGCTGTGTTGGCTCTTTTAGTAACTAACTatctaatagggatgtaacgatatccaaacatcacgatacgatattatcacgatattgtggggaggttggcgacataaaaaaagtcacaatattttaaaaacacgagcttatactaaaaaaaaaacaaaaacaaaaaaacacacacactcaatgtgcttttgtacattacagcaatgcatgcaGGTATAatcaacctacaatctctaataacgcttaatattgaggcacttatttgctaatgcaaacacacaatgAGTTCCACCACATAGTAACTCAGTTCaaaagcatattacgtgccccttcaaCTGACCATTAccgcagattttaaacatataagggccaaaacatcattgtgaaaattaaactgcactaaaaaactagccaccagaaggtgctagaactacacaaaaggAAATTAATCCGACTTttattaacagatgtgctgcttttaatattgtgacatgatgacgacaatATGTTAATGTTAATATCGCGacgtcacgatattgccgtgattgttacatccctactagccAATATGCTCAGAATCTTTTTTCATTACCTGACTTAATGCCATCTTGGGGAACGGGGTTGCGCTGCGGCGTCTTGAAAAGGTGCAACAAAATCCTGCAGGTGAGTCTTGCACCTGGCTCGGAGTCTTGCTCGCTGCAGGCTAAAAAGAAGGGGAGGCCACATGTGATGATTTGAGGTCATTCAAAACACAGCACAATGAACTAGTCTACTCCCAAAGTCTATTGAAATGTAAATGTCCCTCATAGATGAATTTTTCATCAGGAGCTGGCGGAAAATGGGAACGACAACAAAGAGGGAACCATTTGGCATGTGCAGCAATGCAAAAGCAGCAAAAAGCATAACATGGCTGAATGGACTATTGTAACAGAGCCATTGTTTTCATATTGTATAAAAACATTGTGAAAGAATGACGAGGTGTCTGTGGGGGCACTCTGAAAAGCGCACAAAGCTTCACGGCCACATCAAACAAGTGGAGTTTACTCTCATCTCGAACGTCTCACATAGTTTGATGTTGCTTTCCACCAGGGTGCACTCTACCCTTGTACACCTTTATAAAACACCTACGAGCTGAGAATAGATTCTTTATATAGATGTTTGGCAATGTGGCGCATCAGAGACCCAACAAACCTGTATGATCTTACAAAACGAAAGCTACGTTTAAATGATGGGTTGACTGCTCTTCAATTCACTGATTTGGATATTTTACTGATGTAGAAGTGCACCTTGATGTCTGTCTGATTGTTGCAGTTCCAAATCAGTGATGTCAAAATGCAAAGTGCGATCCTTACCTGCATTGAGCAGGGATGGAATGGCCACACAGCGGACCAGGTCCTCCAGGAGAAGACACTGTCTTGCAATGAGAATGGCCACAAAGGTCGCCAGCGAATCGTGAAAGGACAAATCGCTAACCTGAGGGACATGGCggcaacattatttattttggagGCTCGGAGTTGAAAGTGAGAACCAGCACAAACGTACGTCGACGTTACACAGCAGGTCGTTGAAGCCGCAGTTGCCGTTGTTGGAGGAGCAGCAGAGCGCCTTGAGGATGCCGAGCCACTCGGCACTCAGGGAGCGACAATACGCCGTCAGCTCGGCACACAGGATCCCGATATCGTTCACCCTCTCAGGGTCCCGGTGGTCCACACACACGTCCATGAGCACGTTGCACACGAAGCTGTAGCGATTGGCTGGGCTGTCGTTGAGGATCTTGCCCACCATGGAGTGGTTGAAATTGTGCGCTGAGGGGTTGGCGATGGCCTCCACCATGAACACGGGGTCCCACAGCATGTTGGAGTCCGAGGGGTCGATGTTGCAATAGATGGAGTTCTTCACTTTGGAGCAGAACTCGCTAAATGAGAGACACATAATTATTTGTTTTACACACTTATTTGTCCTTAATATGCATTTGAACTTTATTCAGTACCTGAAGATCTCGCCAAACTTGTTCTTGAGGTGACTGCAGGAGGTGTAGAGGTCATACAAATAGGCCAAAATGCAGCGCTCAGCAGAACAACAGTCTGCTGGGTTCACACCTGACTTCACTACAATGCGTAACCTAGGGCACATTTTCACACAAAGCAATATCAATTTAACAGGCTACACATTCATATTTTAGTATTAGTTATCCACAATCAGTCATTGTGTCAGATATTGCTCAggcatcaaaataaataaataaataaataaataaataaacaaacaaacctggcaTAGGTAAATACATTGTCACCCTTTTCAGTAACAAGTAGGTATGTCTTCAATAATAAAATCGCaagaatccttttttttttttaattgttttttttttaaatgtacctgTGAGAACACAAATCTGTTATTCTGCTCTTTGAATTGTAACAGGTGGGCAAACACGTTAATTGTACATTTTGCTATCTAGTGGAAAAACATTTGTTCTGCCTATCTCACAAACAGatatttttttgtagtaactaaaTATAGCTAataaatattaactctttgaccaacaaaaacatttaataacaattagtaaaatcatgataTATGCTGCCACAAACGTTAAATAACattaactatgttttttttttttgtaattaatgggAAGTGCAACTTCTAAGTgtagtgctgcctggtcaatgggttgtggaatcaaaaccacccactaactatgaccagcagatggcaacattgtatctcttttcaataggCTGACGGTGTATTgtagaattacaatgaaacgtgatGAAATTCGataaaatctgatgaaatagaaggttttcaaggatgacgtgaatgatcaaagcctctgtcacattaaacctaattcacagagagtcactaaaaataaaatatgatcttttcacaaaaagcttgttttcaccTTATCTTTGCAATTTTCGCTCAACGTCGCTCAAacgacctattttcaaatggtgattactaaagaaaaacatacttttttttcctaatgaaagaatggaatacgATGTtccatttggtacccacattgtatatgtagtgaAAGCACACAATATACTGTTTGCCTTTGAAAGATGCGTTCAAATGCTCGAAATTGGCTGGCAGttttttctttcgtttttttttgataacgtgtggcagtaaaagagttaattttttGACAAGTGAAAATGGATACCCTTCTGTGACACATGCAATCTTTCATAACACTAGGAATCCCTGCAATCGGCTCTCAACTTTTACAAAACACATTCACGTTCATTGCAATGCACGTGGAGAACTCGCTGATGACGATCAAAGGTTGTGGATCGACGTACCCGTCAAAAACCTGCGCCGTCTGCTCGGGGTTGAGAATGAGGCAGGAGTGGTACCTCCTCAGCACAGCGACGATGCACAGACACAGGCTGGTGGTGTAGCTGCCCACCAGGCTGGACGACTTGAGCAGCAACTCGGCTTCCACCAAGCTCAGCTCATTCAGAAGCTACAAAAACAAACGGTTCATTGACATTGACAAAGTCACGAGAGCGAACACTTTAATATTTAACGAGTGGCGTTACCTGAATAGCGAAGTCGATGAGGCCACTAATGTTGAGGGAGTACTCCATGAGGTCAAAGATGAACTGAATGTGCTGCACGAGAGGCAAGTGATAGGACATCCCTAAGGCAAAGCTGGTGATCTGTTCCAGCACATTTCGGGACacctgcacacacaaacaaaaaaaacagtcatgacTGGTGATCACCAACCTTGCAATTCAGGTAATTAGATTTTCAAGCTGCATTCAAACACGCCCATTGCAAATGAGTCACCTAAGAAGATCCTTTTGTTTCACTTGTAGGAATTGCGCTGAAATGTCACACTATAGagaatttataaataaattagcGGAAGCGAGCTAACCTGTGAGGTGACCTGGTGCTGGTCAAAGTGGGAGAGGTGCTGGAACTTGGAGAAAATATCTTCGGCGGTGGGGAAGGCCTCTGGCTTACTCCTCTTTCGCTTTTGTCCCTCCTCGCCCCCTGTACAAGATAAAAGGGAGTGAAACAATTGACGCCCAACAGGCTGAAATTCAGGTAAGGCCAATAATAACTTCCAAAACGTGAATTGCAATTTCACAgaacattttcacaaaagtCAAGGTAAGAATGTATTGTTCCGAATATTGGAACATCATTTATGTCTTTACAGAAGAAATTACGATTTTTCTTGAGAGAAAATAAGACTATTTTGTGGTTAAATCATAATGATCAatattacatttaataataataataataataataataataataataataataataataatttaattatattaCAGATACATTGTGAAGTCTACCCTTTAGGTaaaattataattttgttttaataaaatgataaaAGATCTTGCTAACAACAaggtaaaataaaaaggtttatgagttagtaaaaatacatttaaagcaaacaaaataCCATACGTTTACTACAAATAGGACTGCAATTTTTGCACTACTAAACTCTCACCCGCCCTAATCTGTAAGCAGGTCTACAGTCTTCGCAATGGGACATTTTTTCCCACAGTGAAAACTTAAAGCACTTTTCCCCACAGACTcagtctgtttttatttactcacTGTTTAttcaacatgattttttttaaaccatgctTATTTTATCTTCTAGTGTGTTGAATAATAATTATCAATTGTACGCAGactacattttgattttattctgGTACAAACCAAAAGACAAAGGTTGATTTGATGTTGCATATAATAAGCCAAATAAAACATGCCACAAAATCCTCACATATccattgcaaaacaaaacatattactATATATGTGCTTTGTCATAAATGTGATATAATAACCATTTTGAAAAGGTACATTTGAGGCTCTACAGGGTTAAGACGCCTTGAAGCAAAGACAGATATAGCATACTAATTGGATGTAATGAAAAGCCTTGTGATGCAACTGCATTCACAGATAATGAGGAAGAGTTTAACTGGAGGCATTAGCACTCAGACTAAAGACCAAAGAGGCTTTTGCCACCCACAGTGTAAAATAAAAGGAAGAACAAATGATGCATTGCTTAACTAGAGGAAAAAATACCTGTTTCTGCAGTGCTTTTGCGGTTGAGCACCTTCAAGATATCTTTGGTTATCTTCTTGATGGTGTGCCGGGCCTCGTCCCGCAGTTTGCCCACGCCGTAGAGGACCACCAGCCGCTGGTTGCACTCGTGGCTGGCGTTCTCCTCCTGAAGTCAGTCAAATTaaatcatatttatttcccAATGAGGATAGGGCACAAAGACACACAGACTAAATAAATCTAATTCCATAGAGATAAGAAAATCATTTATCTCAACAGAAATGGAAGTTTAACTGGAAAGCTGCCGCAGACGGTGTTCGTCAAATGATGGCAATGATCTCGAAAAACATGCAATGATAACTTTAAACCCACCGGACTCAAAATGTTCTCACCTGAGGAATGGGGAAGTGTGTGGCATACTGAATGTGTCGGGGCTGCTCGTATAGTTGGGGGAAGGCGGGGTCCATGCTCTTGTCcttgcaagtgtttttgccgTCCTGCTCAGGTGCCGATTTTTCTGGGGAGGGGCTGCCTTTGGAATCGCAGTGCATCGGAGGAGAGAACATCTGCAAGGGGGATTGTCGTGAAATACGTGACGACAACAAAACATCCTTTGATTAGGGAaataaaattagatttttttttatccactcctcccccaaaaaattaaaagtgATTTTCCCTGCAAAGAAAAACAtattcagttgttgttttttttcttccttttgggAGTTCCTTTATTTCATCTGATACAAAACTAGCTTAAGCCTTATTTGTCCAGCAACTTccacaggaaaaacaaaatcttttAAGAAGAACAAGACATCCTTTGATAGGACTGGgtcttaaaataaaacatttaaaaatgattttcctCTTTGCATataggagaagaaaaaaaaaatattcacaccaagTTTTGCTCTCTTTTCTTCCTTTTGGGAGTTGCTTTATTTCATCTGATACCAAACTAGCTTTTTAAGTCTTATTTTTGCAGCATCTTACACAATACCAGCAActtccacatttaaaaaaaaaacaacaactctctCCTTAGTGATCATGTAAAAATGAGTGTTTCCCCTCCTCTCACAAAGTGTCccttttaataaaaatgtatgtaaatgaGATAAATTAACTAAATTAACTAACTgaactctgcgattggctggcaaccagttcagggtgtaccatcCCTActacccgaagccggctgggataggctccagcacccctgtcacccttgtgaggaataagcggttaagaaaatggatggatagattaaCTAACTGAACTATTTTATATCATAAAAAGAGCCGTCAAACTTATGGCTCAGCTGGTTCTGTAGTTGCAATGTGGATAAAATCATTACGTTTGCCATCTATAAATTGGCACCATATCACTGGTAGTCAGCTGAGAGACTTGTCACCTTTAATGTCACCAGAAATAGTTACGAGAGAGATCTGGAAACTTCTTAATTGCAGTACAAATTTTGCGAAAATTGACTGTGCTTTTGTAAACAAGCTCCACTGCTTGCCGCCATGTTGTTAGTGCAGCAGTgcataaaaaatgcaattaaaaaaaagaaaacaagaaaaaacaaaaaaagtacttcCAAACTCAAATTCCTTTCTCAGCTTTGTCCCTTCGAATTATATTCATAATCGGCATACCTCGTCAAAATTGGCACTGGAGttgtggtcgatttccatcgaCTCCGACAGGCCGGTGTCCTCCATCTTGATGCTGCTGCCGGCGTCCTGCTCCTTGCGATCCGACTCGTCCGACGCCTCGTCGCAGGGAGAGCGTGGGCGTGGCAGGTGGCCGTCGGAGGACAGGTCGCCGCGGGAGATGAGCGTGCACATGTAGATGTTGTGAGAGAAGACGTCGTGGCGGATGAGCTCGCAGAAGAGCAGCACTAGGTTGGAGAACTCCACTCGCTCGTTCTCGTTGCCGGGCTCCGCTAAAGAGAGGAcaagaattgaattgaataattTAATATGAGCCTGTCCCCCATGTCAAATCCTCTCTAatagaccgatatgcattttttgaggccAATGCCAATACCGatttttggcaggaaaaaaaatactgattaccgattaatctgtcaatgatttaaaaaaaaaataaaataaaataaattatatatataaaatcatcaTAAAATGAATCCCCTCCCCAATTACTTGTCAATGGGTGCCACTTACGCACTAACTTTCGctattaagattctctgctttgaatgacaagtccatatacaaaaaaaatcatgaagtatacaaggttattgtatagatgtgtttcaataataaaaccattcttaTTTACAAGTGCATTAAAAGCATTAACCTTtcctttatatatattttttatcttgtgttattttcacaagtcttgggtcTTACTGGGCTTACCTGGGACCTCGGGGATTGTATTTTGtgccatgtcatgtggaaatgtgtgttaagacaaaaaaaaatggatgtttgcctccttgaattttgagaacaGAAAGTCCTAGAGTCCTCAAAGTATCAACTTTATAATATATTGTACtttgaaaggacaatgacaaaaaaaaagaaaaaaagaaagttaaaTAAGACTAGAGTAAACT includes these proteins:
- the LOC144026319 gene encoding mediator of RNA polymerase II transcription subunit 12-like isoform X2; amino-acid sequence: MEAGRVDFYIGLSLAVSSSLFIGGSFILKKKGLLRLASKGSMRAGQGGYAYLKEWLWWAGLISMGAGEAANFAAYAFAPATLVTPLGALSVLVSAVLSSYFLNERLNIHGKMGCLLCVLGSTVMVVHAPQEEEVASLGAMAEKLKDPGFIVFAACVVGSSLVLIFAVAPRFGQKNVLVYIMICSVIGSLSVSCVKGLGIGIKELVAGAAVLKDPLFWCLLVCLMLCVSIQISYLNKALDIFNTSIVTPIYYVFFTTSVMACSAILFTEWLRMSAGAVVGTISGFLTIVLGIFLLHAFKDITFSWDSMPRYLRKGPRDPCWGPRPYTALPCQDSHVEGESIVLCCPSALVWHYSLTDSRNKTGSPLDLLPIAPSSLPMPGGNTAFTQQVRVKLREIEEQVKERGQAVEFRWSFDKCQETTAGFTIGRVLHTLEVLDNHSFEKSDFNNSLDSLYNRIFGSGQSKDGHEMSPDDDAVVTLLCEWAVCCKRSGRHRAMVVAKLLEKRQAEIEAEVREWIIRVYISMHGSCVTSTQKSYFCVCMSQRCGESEVVDEKGSVSSGSLSAATLPVFQDVLLQFLDTQAPTLTEPGNENERVEFSNLVLLFCELIRHDVFSHNIYMCTLISRGDLSSDGHLPRPRSPCDEASDESDRKEQDAGSSIKMEDTGLSESMEIDHNSSANFDEMFSPPMHCDSKGSPSPEKSAPEQDGKNTCKDKSMDPAFPQLYEQPRHIQYATHFPIPQEENASHECNQRLVVLYGVGKLRDEARHTIKKITKDILKVLNRKSTAETGGEEGQKRKRSKPEAFPTAEDIFSKFQHLSHFDQHQVTSQVSRNVLEQITSFALGMSYHLPLVQHIQFIFDLMEYSLNISGLIDFAIQLLNELSLVEAELLLKSSSLVGSYTTSLCLCIVAVLRRYHSCLILNPEQTAQVFDGLRIVVKSGVNPADCCSAERCILAYLYDLYTSCSHLKNKFGEIFSEFCSKVKNSIYCNIDPSDSNMLWDPVFMVEAIANPSAHNFNHSMVGKILNDSPANRYSFVCNVLMDVCVDHRDPERVNDIGILCAELTAYCRSLSAEWLGILKALCCSSNNGNCGFNDLLCNVDVSDLSFHDSLATFVAILIARQCLLLEDLVRCVAIPSLLNAACSEQDSEPGARLTCRILLHLFKTPQRNPVPQDGIKSDKSSVGIRSSCDRHLLAASQNSIVVGAVFAVLKAVFMLGDAELRGSGLSHSAGLDDLAEGRNVSIETASLDVYAKYVLKTICQQEWVGERCLKSLSEDSSALQDPVLVNIQAQRLLQLICYPHRQLDSDDGDNPQRQRIKRILQNMDQWTMRQSSLELQLMIKQSTNNELYSLLENIAKATIEVFQKSAEMNSNNPSGNGAALQSGSASNSSSTTSKMKPILSSSERSGVWLVAPLIAKLPTSVQGHVLKAAGEELEKGQHLGSSSRKERDRQKQKSMSLLSQQPFLSLVLTCLKGQDEQREGLLTSLYSQVQQIVTNWREDQYQDDCKAKQMMHEALKLRLNLVGGMFDTVQRSTQQTTEWAVLLLDIISSGTVDMQSNNELFTTVLDMLSVLINGTLAADMSSISQGSMEENKRAYMNLVKKLRKELGDRQSESLEKVRQLLPLPKQTRDVITCEPQGSLIDTKGNKIAGFEKEGLQVSTKQKISPWDVFEGLKQSAPLSWGWFGTVRMDRKVTKFEEQQRFLLYHTHLKPKPRSYYLEPLPLPPEEEEPLTPISQEPEKKMMEAVKPEKNVPTVPSDSNKKKSNKKKKTPSTKTEDYVNRTPGVSYGTNMPPELMQNPYSRLPYGGQQSMGMYTQNQPLPPGGPGLDPPYRPTRNPPLNKMMTTRPSYPGMMPTMQGNMPGMMGLDKPYQMMYKHQPNMQQNQMLRHQLQVRLVSQAPLTGQTAPQQNHSMMGQQIRQMAPNQPYTSMQTSQNLSQGYTSYGSHMGMQPHPSQGGAIVPSSYGNQNFQGAHPGANPALVDPLRQMQQRPSGYVHQQAPGYAHNMQNAQRFAHQPIQQNPIMHGLGHMGGQGGPPGMRPNQMLTEQQQQQQQQQQQQQQQQQQQQQQQQQQQQQQQQQQQQQQQQQQAAAQQQQQQQQYLRQQALRQQQAQQAQQQQQQQQVQSQQVPPQQQVPQQQQQQQQPQQQQVSGVPPPGQQNQGLGMQPLPPQQPMVRPSTFPRQGMQQTQQQQQTAALVRQLQQQLSNTQPGQSTNSYY